From the Saccharomycodes ludwigii strain NBRC 1722 chromosome I, whole genome shotgun sequence genome, one window contains:
- the LIA1 gene encoding deoxyhypusine monooxygenase (similar to Saccharomyces cerevisiae YJR070C | LIA1 | Ligand of eIF5A) has translation MSTNFEKHFQEDVDNLNLEQLRDVLINKSGSTKLANRFRALFNLKCYAEDFNNKKKADTAVHYISLGFDNEPSELLKHEVAYVLGQTKNLTACPSLRKTMLDPTQQCMVRHEAAEALGALNDNDSIPYLKKCMKEDPEESVRQTCELAISRIEWQHSETAKKEVLQDSLYSSIDPAPPLDLSQNYDIEHLKSMLNDNSLPLFIRYRAMFRLRDIGTDEACFALASGFDDDSALFKHEIAYVFGQIGNPVIVPNLIEVLNREKEAPMVRHEAAEALGAIATDDVLPILKDHLQDDEDVVRESAIVALDMYDYENSNDLEYAPS, from the coding sequence ATGTCTACCAATTTTGAAAAGCATTTTCAAGAGGATGTGGATAATTTAAACTTAGAGCAATTGAGAGATGTGCTAATAAACAAATCGGGTTCTACAAAATTAGCCAATAGGTTCAGGgctttatttaatttaaagtGTTATGCTGAAgatttcaataataaaaaaaaagctgaCACAGCAGTTCACTACATTTCCTTAGGCTTTGATAATGAGCCAagtgaattattaaaacatgAGGTCGCCTATGTGCTAGGCCAAACTAAAAATTTGACTGCTTGTCCATCCTTAAGAAAAACTATGCTGGATCCAACTCAACAATGTATGGTTAGACATGAGGCAGCAGAAGCTTTGGGCGCTTTAAATGACAATGATTCTATTCCATACTTGAAAAAGTGTATGAAAGAAGATCCAGAAGAAAGTGTTAGACAAACATGTGAATTGGCAATTTCAAGAATTGAATGGCAACATAGTGAAACTGCTAAAAAGGAAGTTTTGCAAGATTCTTTATATTCCTCAATAGACCCAGCACCACCCTTAGATTTGAGTCAAAACTATGATATTGAGCATTTAAAATCTATGCTAAACGACAACTCATTACCTTTATTTATAAGATATAGAGCTATGTTTAGATTGAGAGATATTGGTACTGATGAAGCTTGTTTTGCTTTAGCTTCTGGTTTCGATGACGATAGTGCATTGTTTAAACACGAAATTGCTTATGTGTTTGGCCAAATTGGTAATCCAGTTATTGTTCCTAATTTGATTGAGGTTTTGAATAGAGAAAAGGAAGCTCCAATGGTAAGACATGAAGCTGCTGAGGCTTTAGGTGCTATTGCTACTGATGATGTTTTACCTATTTTAAAGGACCACTTGCAAGACGACGAAGATGTTGTTAGGGAAAGTGCTATTGTTGCGTTAGATATGTATGATTATGAAAATAGTAATGATTTAGAATACGCACCATCATAG
- the HAM1 gene encoding nucleoside triphosphate pyrophosphohydrolase HAM1 (similar to Saccharomyces cerevisiae YJR069C | HAM1 | 6-n-HydroxylAMinopurine sensitive) produces the protein MSHNKIVFVTGNANKLKEVQLLLKGIKYELVNEPLDLDELQESKLESIAISKVKQATSQLGAGVPVFVEDTALCFNAMNGLPGAYIKWFVKEMGIDNIYKMLTGFEDKTAKAITTIAYSDAMGKIHVFQGITEGTIVEPQGPRTFGWDSLFKPNDGVGLTYAQMDKEEKNKISQRARAFFKLKEYLEQQ, from the coding sequence atGTCTCACAATAAAATAGTATTTGTTACGGGGAATGCtaacaaattaaaagaagttCAACTTCTGTTGAAAGGGATCAAGTACGAGTTAGTTAATGAGCCGTTGGATTTGGACGAACTACAAGAATCCAAGTTGGAATCGATAGCGATTTCAAAAGTCAAGCAAGCAACAAGCCAGTTGGGTGCAGGTGTACCGGTGTTTGTTGAAGATACTGCCCTGTGTTTTAATGCAATGAATGGTCTTCCAGGTGCCTATATTAAATGGTTTGTTAAAGAAATGGGcattgataatatttataaaatgttGACTGGCTTTGAAGATAAAACAGCAAAAGCTATTACTACGATTGCTTACTCTGATGCTATGGGTAAAATCCATGTTTTCCAAGGGATAACTGAGGGTACTATTGTTGAACCCCAAGGTCCTAGAACTTTTGGATGGGATTCACTTTTTAAACCTAATGATGGTGTTGGCTTGACATATGCTCAAATGGataaagaggaaaaaaataaaatttctcAAAGGGCAAGagctttttttaaattaaaagaatatttagaacaacaataa
- the NPA3 gene encoding GTPase NPA3 (similar to Saccharomyces cerevisiae YJR072C | NPA3 | Nucleolar Preribosomal Associated), whose amino-acid sequence MQTIICIGMAGSGKTTFMQRLNSHLHSKKNPPYAINLDPAVLKVPYGTHIDIRDSIKYKKVMENYQLGPNGAIVTSLNLFSTKIDQVINIVEKRQDNYKYCIIDTPGQIECFVWSASGSIITESFASTFPTVIAYIVDTPRNTSPTTFMSNMLYACSILYKTKLPMIIVFNKTDVKKADFAKEWMTDFEKFQQALSEDRELNGEGDSMGSGYMGSLVNSMSLMLEEFYSQLDMVQCSSYTGAGFDDFLNAVDKKMDEYEKYYKVERERILKEKAEKLENDKERSLNKLMNDLGIKDKNGEKKKSNVDDEVEVLSDYEEGEHDGIILRDEEEDYVEREYTFPTSDREKGEVNESTEPDLQKRYQDAFESTAKPVSGETAKNIARYISQ is encoded by the coding sequence atgcAGACTATCATATGTATTGGTATGGCTGGGAGTGGAAAAACCACTTTTATGCAACGTTTAAATTCACACTTACATTCTAAAAAGAATCCGCCATACGCCATAAATTTGGATCCTGCAGTTTTAAAAGTTCCATATGGTACTCACATTGATATAAGAGAttctattaaatataaaaaagttatgGAAAACTATCAATTAGGGCCTAATGGTGCAATAGTAACTTCgttgaatttattttctacaAAAATAGATCAAgtaattaatattgttgaGAAAAGACaggataattataaatattgcATTATAGATACCCCAGGTCAAATAGAATGTTTTGTTTGGAGTGCTAGTGGTAGTATTATAACCGAATCATTTGCATCTACTTTCCCCACTGTTATTGCCTATATAGTTGACACACCAAGAAACACCAGTCCCACTACATTTATGAGTAATATGTTGTACGCTTGTTCTATTTTATACAAGACGAAATTGCCGatgattattgtttttaacaaGACTGATGTTAAAAAAGCTGATTTTGCCAAGGAGTGGATGACTgactttgaaaaatttcaaCAAGCGCTTAGCGAAGATCGTGAATTAAATGGGGAAGGTGATAGTATGGGTAGTGGATATATGGGATCTTTGGTTAATTCCATGTCTTTAATGTTGGAAGAATTTTATTCACAATTGGATATGGTTCAGTGTTCGAGTTACACTGGTGCTGGGTTTGATGACTTCCTCAACGCTGTCGATAAGAAGATGGATGAATacgaaaaatattataaagttgaaagagaaagaattttgaaagaaaaggctgaaaaattagaaaatgaTAAGGAAAGATCGCTAAATAAACTAATGAACGATTTGGGAATTAAAGATAAGAATggagaaaagaagaaaagcaATGTTGATGACGAAGTAGAAGTTCTAAGTGATTATGAAGAGGGAGAGCATGATGGTATAATATTAAgagatgaagaagaagattatGTTGAAAGAGAATATACGTTTCCAACCAGTGACAGAGAAAAGGGTGAGGTTAATGAAAGCACAGAACCAGATTTACAAAAGAGATACCAAGATGCGTTTGAAAGTACTGCAAAACCGGTAAGTGGCGAAACAGCCAAAAACATAGCGCGTTATATTAGTCAATag
- the EMC3 gene encoding ER membrane complex subunit EMC3 (similar to Saccharomyces cerevisiae YKL207W | EMC3 | ER Membrane protein Complex) — MVSTAAVAIGAIAELTLDPNLKYNVLLPISIVMILTGLIRNYVMVLIRPNIPVMPRVKITEQQYINKGQILLQNGAVLTPDGFKMRKELMAKLLGEAQFVAVKQNNNAITNDAADQGATQQQKPENPLSDPNASDAMMSMAKGNLANYIPQTLIMWWVNHFFAGFVLMKLPFPLTVRFKEMLQSGVMTNDLDARWASSISWYFISMFGMNPLFNLILNDATLQSDVSGISNDPTMGMPGAAGGINPEQTMRELSNDITIAPYENGYEGLEEKILKIYS; from the coding sequence aTGGTTTCAACAGCAGCAGTGGCAATTGGTGCTATTGCAGAACTAACTTTGGATCCCAATTTAAAGTATAATGTGTTATTACCCATTTCAATAGTTATGATTTTAACAGGACTTATCCGTAACTACGTGATGGTTCTGATTCGTCCTAACATTCCAGTAATGCCTAGAGTGAAGATTACAGAACAGCAGTATATCAATAAGGGTCAGATATTGTTACAAAATGGGGCTGTCTTGACACCAGATGGGTTTAAGATGAGAAAAGAGCTTATGGCCAAATTATTGGGCGAGGCTCAGTTTGTTGCTGTGaaacaaaacaacaatGCTATTACGAATGATGCTGCTGACCAGGGCGCAACCCAACAGCAAAAGCCAGAAAATCCATTAAGCGATCCCAATGCGTCAGATGCTATGATGTCTATGGCTAAAGGTAATTTAGCGAATTATATTCCACAAACTTTAATCATGTGGTGGgttaatcatttttttgctgGATTTGTTTTGATGAAATTGCCATTCCCTTTGACCGTTAGGTTTAAAGAAATGTTACAAAGTGGCGTTATGACCAATGACTTGGACGCTCGTTGGGCAAGCAGTATTTCatggtattttatttctatgtTTGGTATGAATCcattattcaatttaattttaaatgatgCAACGTTGCAATCAGATGTTTCCGGTATAAGTAATGACCCAACGATGGGTATGCCTGGTGCAGCCGGTGGTATCAACCCTGAACAAACAATGAGGGAATTGTCGAATGATATAACCATTGCTCCATACGAGAATGGTTATGAGGGTTTAGAAgagaaaattttaaaaatatattcttgA
- the ADD66 gene encoding Add66p (similar to Saccharomyces cerevisiae YKL206C | ADD66 | Alpha1-proteinase inhibitor-Degradation Deficient), translating to MSTLIIPLVSTGNVPQLTVDLLLHNEHTNYKYVKDLNAQFLHPFLGPLDKLSGEQGISKLYTNDDASTSSKINVKQFSTPIELYYSKKENTYIIQQRTPIVPTYENNFINSAILPLLKEYKNEIKKIIVLDSIGPYEMQVADNNNDSDNSIYIEDKIFSSRVSIGEKNDSNSIEDIDKKYLALSLLSSPSDTAIKSNNIDKLLLNFTSRKENFQLGLDRTRFAFKLIYHILHFNIHLDLSYFDMFVYEGDNSQDAAYLVEILYTYNYKNMVSENSANRIKKLTIKDLSPPISWKGLYGFGEVPDSMEQGLYI from the coding sequence atgtCCACCTTAATTATACCACTGGTTTCTACCGGTAATGTTCCTCAACTAACAGTTGATTTATTGTTACATAATGAGCATACcaattataaatatgttAAAGATTTAAATGCACAATTTTTGCATCCATTTCTAGGTCCATTAGATAAGCTCTCAGGCGAACAAGGTATTAGCAAATTGTATACCAATGATGATGCTTCTACttcatcaaaaataaacgtAAAACAATTCTCTACACCAATTGAATTGTATTACagtaaaaaagaaaacacaTATATCATACAACAACGTACTCCTATCGTGCCAACctatgaaaataattttattaattcagCTATATTGCCCTTATTAAAAGAGtacaaaaatgaaattaaaaaaattatagtaCTAGATAGTATTGGACCTTATGAAATGCAGGTGGCcgacaataataatgacagCGATAATTCTATCTATATagaagataaaatattttcttcaagAGTGTCTATtggtgaaaaaaatgattctAATTCAATTGAAGATATAGACAAGAAATATTTAGCtttatcattgttatcTTCTCCAAGTGACACTGCAATTAAAAGCAATAACATTGACAAACTATTACTTAATTTTACTTCACGTAAGGAAAATTTCCAACTCGGGTTAGACAGAACCAGATTTGCCTTCAAATTGATTTATCATATCTTGCATTTTAACATACATTTGGATTTATCATATTTTGACATGTTTGTTTATGAAGGCGACAATTCACAAGATGCTGCTTATTTAGTAGAAATTTTATACACTTACaactataaaaatatggtGTCCGAAAACAGTGCAAATAgaataaagaaattgaCTATTAAAGATCTATCTCCACCAATATCGTGGAAGGGTTTGTATGGTTTTGGTGAAGTGCCAGATTCTATGGAACAAggactatatatataa